The Xiphophorus hellerii strain 12219 chromosome 22, Xiphophorus_hellerii-4.1, whole genome shotgun sequence genome has a window encoding:
- the LOC116713384 gene encoding extensin-2-like yields MPEAQPYDTTPHPYYGRRPYYYATLTPYYGRRPYYYATPTPYYGRRPYYYATPHPYYRRPHSLYYATPTPYYGRRSYYYATPRPYYKRPRPYYYATPHPYYGRRPYHYATPTPYYGRRPHYYATPRPYYYATPTPYYGRRPYYYATPHPYYRRPHSFYYTTPSPYYKRPRPYYYATPTPYYGRRPYYYATPRPYYGRRPYHYATPTPYYGRRSYYYATPRPYYYATPTPYYGRRPYHYATPTPYYGRRSYYYATPRPYYKRPRPYYYATPTPYYGRRPYYYATPHPYYRRPHSFYYTTPSPYYKRPRPYYYATPTPLPMADVHTTTPHHVHIMADVHTTMPTPTPYYGRRFLLLRPHHVPYYYATPTPYYGRRPYTTTPTPTPYYADVILLRHTTSLLQKTTSLTTTPHPHPYYGRRQPLRHTNSYYGRRPYYYAHHVPTTNGTPTSLRMADGPYYYATPHPYYRRPHSSTTPHQVLTTKDHVHTTTPHRLLLMADVHTTTPHHVITFILLPPHHVPTTTPHRLPTMADVPYHYATPTPYYGRPFILLTPHHVLTTKDHVPNYYATPTSILMADVHTNYATPLPTMPLCHTNSLLWQDVHYYYATPRPYYGRRPYHYATPTPYYGRRSYYYATPRPYYYATPTPYYGRRPYYYTTPTPYYGRRPYYYATPRPYYGRRPYHYTTPTPYYGRRSYYYATPTPYYGRRPYYYTTPTPYYGRRPYHYATPTPYYGRRSYYYATPRPYYKRPRPYYYATPHPYYGRRPYHYATPTPYYGRRPYYYATPRPYYYATPTPYYGRRPYYYATPHPYYRRPHSFYYTTPSPYYKRPRPYHYATPTPYYGRRSYYYATPTPYYGRRPYYYATPRPYYYATPTPYYGRHPYYTTPRPYYATPPYSNTTSDTTTYSNNSTLQQT; encoded by the exons ATGCCTGAAGCACAACCTTACGACACCACACCACATCCATACTATGGCAGACGTCCATACTACTACGCCACACTGACTCCCTACTATGGCAGACGTCCATACTACTACGCCACACCAACTCCCTACTATGGCAGACGTCCCTATTACTACGCCACACCACATCCTTACTATAGGAGACCACATTCCTTATACTAC GCCACACCAACTCCTTACTATGGCAGACGTTCATACTACTACGCCACACCACGTCCTTACTACAAAAGACCACGTCCCTACTACTACGCCACACCACATCCATATTATGGCAGACGTCCATACCACTATGCCACACCAACTCCCTACTATGGCAGACGTCCACACTACTACGCCACACCACGTCCCTACTACTACGCCACACCGACTCCCTACTATGGCAGACGTCCCTATTACTACGCCACACCACATCCTTACTATAGGAGACCACATTCCTTCTACTACACCACACCAAGTCCTTACTACAAAAGACCACGTCCATACTACTACGCCACACCGACTCCCTACTATGGCAGACGTCCATACTACTACGCCACACCACGTCCATATTATGGCAGACGTCCATACCACTATGCCACACCAACTCCCTACTATGGTAGACGTTCATACTACTACGCCACACCACGTCCCTACTACTACGCCACACCGACTCCCTACTATGGCAGACGTCCATACCACTACGCCACACCAACTCCCTACTATGGCAGACGTTCATACTACTACGCCACACCACGTCCTTACTACAAAAGACCACGTCCCTACTACTACGCCACACCGACTCCCTACTATGGCAGACGTCCCTACTACTACGCCACACCACATCCTTACTATAGGAGACCACATTCCTTCTACTACACCACACCAAGTCCTTACTACAAAAGACCACGTCCATACTACTACGCAACACCGACTCCCCTACCTATGGCAGACGTCCATACTACTACGCCACACCACGTCCATATTATGGCAGACGTCCATACCACTATGCCCACACCAACTCCCTACTATGGTAGACGTTTCCTACTACTACGGCCACACCACGTCCCCTACTACTACGCCACACCGACTCCCTACTATGGCAGACGTCCATACACCACTACGCCCACACCAACTCCCTACTATGCAGACGTCATACTACTACGCCACACCACGTCCTTACTACAAAAGACCACGTCCCTAACTACTACGCCACACCCACATCCATATTATGGCAGACGTCAACCACTACGCCACACCAACTCCTACTATGGCAGACGTCCATACTACTACGCACACCACGTCCCTACTACTAACGGCACACCGACCTCCCTACGTATGGCAGACGGTCCCTATTACTACGCCACACCACATCCTTACTATAGGAGACCACATTCTTCTACTACACCACACCAAGTCCTTACTACAAAAGACCACGTCCATACTACTACGCCACACCGACTCCTACTAATGGCAGACGTCCATACTACTACGCCACACCACGTCATA ACGTTCATACTACTACCGCCACACCACGTCCCTACTACTACGCCACACCGACTCCCTACTATGGCAGACGTTCCATACCACTACGCCACACCAACGCCCTACTATGGCAGACCGTTCATACTACTAACGCCACACCACGTCCTTACTACAAAAGACCACGTCCCTAACTACTACGCCACACCAACATCCATATTAATGGCAGACGTCCATACCAACTACGCCACACCACTCCCTACTATG CCACTATGCCACACCAACTCCCTACTATGGCAAGACGTCCATTACTACTACGCCACACCACGTCCATATTATGGCAGACGTCCATACCACTATGCCACACCAACTCCCTACTATGGTAGACGTTCATACTACTACGCCACACCACGTCCCTACTACTACGCCACACCGACTCCCTACTATGGCAGACGTCCATACTACTACACCACACCGACTCCCTACTATGGCAGACGTCCATACTACTATGCCACACCACGTCCATATTATGGCAGACGTCCATACCACTACACCACACCAACTCCCTATTATGGCAGACGTTCATACTACTACGCCACACCGACTCCCTACTATGGCAGACGTCCATACTACTACACCACACCAACTCCCTATTATGGCAGACGTCCATACCACTACGCCACACCAACTCCCTATTATGGCAGACGTTCATACTACTACGCCACACCACGTCCTTACTACAAAAGACCACGTCCCTACTACTACGCCACACCACATCCATATTATGGCAGACGTCCATACCACTACGCCACACCAACTCCCTACTATGGCAGACGTCCATACTACTACGCCACACCAC GTCCATACTACTACGCCACACCGACTCCCTACTATGGCAGGCGTCCATACTACTACGCCACACCACATCCTTACTATAGGAGACCACATTCCTTCTACTACACCACACCAAGTCCTTACTACAAAAGACCACGTCCATACCACTATGCCACACCAACTCCCTACTATGGTAGACGTTCATACTACTACGCCACACCGACTCCCTACTATGGCAGACGTCCCTACTACTACGCCACACCACGTCCCTACTACTACGCCACACCGACTCCCTACTATGGCAGACATCCATACTATACCACACCACGTCCATACTATGCTACACCTCCATACTCCAATACCACTAGTGACACCACAACATATTCCAATAACAGCACATTGCAGCAAACCTAA